Proteins encoded in a region of the Sparus aurata chromosome 6, fSpaAur1.1, whole genome shotgun sequence genome:
- the kcna3a gene encoding potassium voltage-gated channel subfamily A member 3 has translation MDDQTYSVNQQPSSARQRGRNATDSRGYAEVQKGVMTVENMLEESAVLSAPHLSVDRYELGRQGCCERVVINISGLRFETQLKTFNQFPETLLGDPRKRMRYFDPLRNEYFFDRNRPSFDAILYYYQSGGRIRRPVNVPIDIFSEEIRFYQLGEEAMEKFRDDEGFIKEEERILPKHDFQKQVWLLFEYPESSGPARGIAIVSVLVILISIVIFCMETLPEFRDDREATVAPAVNGTAPHAHSPFTDPFFVIETLCIIWFSFELLVRFFACPSKTTFSKNIMNIIDIVAIIPYFITLGTELAERETNNSQQAMSLAILRVIRLVRVFRIFKLSRHSKGLQILGQTLKASMRELGLLIFFLFIGVILFSSAVYFAEADDPRSSFTSIPDAFWWAVVTMTTVGYGDMHPVTIGGKIVGSLCAIAGVLTIALPVPVIVSNFNYFYHRETDGEETPQYVHTGSCEHLPSEELRRSCSSSSLSKSEYMVIEEGINSAFKQPNFTTENNQNCVNIKKIFTDV, from the coding sequence ATGGATGACCAGACCTACAGTGTGAACCAGCAGCCCTCGTCCGCCAGGCAAAGGGGCAGGAACGCGACTGACAGCCGGGGTTATGCCGAGGTGCAGAAGGGCGTCATGACGGTGGAAAACATGCTGGAGGAGTCCGCCGTGCTCTCGGCGCCTCACCTGTCCGTGGATCGATACGAGCTCGGCCGCCAGGGATGCTGCGAGCGGGTGGTGATCAACATCTCGGGCTTGCGCTTCGAGACGCAACTCAAAACTTTCAACCAGTTCCCAGAGACGCTGCTGGGGGACCCGAGGAAAAGGATGCGCTACTTTGACCCACTGAGGAACGAGTACTTCTTTGACAGGAACAGACCCAGCTTTGATGCCATCCTGTACTACTACCAGTCAGGGGGGCGCATCCGGAGACCTGTTAACGTGCCCATTGATATTTTCTCCGAGGAGATCAGGTTTTACCAACTCGGAGAGGAGGCCATGGAGAAATTCCGTGATGATGAGGGGTTTATAAAAGAAGAGGAGCGCATCCTGCCCAAACATGATTTCCAGAAGCAGGTTTGGCTTCTGTTTGAGTACCCCGAGAGCTCCGGGCCAGCGAGAGGAATAGCCATCGTCTCGGTGCTTGTTATTTTGATTTCTATTGTTATTTTCTGCATGGAGACTCTGCCCGAGTTTCGGGACGACCGGGAAGCCACGGTGGCTCCGGCGGTGAACGGCACCGCTCCACATGCGCACAGCCCCTTCACAGACCCCTTCTTTGTCATAGAGACTCTGTGCATCATCTGGTTCTCCTTCGAGCTGCTGGTCAGGTTCTTCGCCTGTCCAAGCAAAACCACCTTCTCCAAAAACATCATGAATATCATTGACATCGTCGCCATCATCCCCTACTTTATCACTTTGGGGACCGAGCTGGCCGAGAGGGAGACCAACAACAGCCAGCAGGCGATGTCCCTCGCCATCCTGAGGGTCATCAGGCTGGTGAGGGTCTTTCGCATTTTTAAGCTGTCACGACACTCAAAGGGACTTCAGATACTTGGACAGACCCTCAAGGCCAGCATGAGGGAGCTCGGCTTGCtcatatttttccttttcatcGGAGTTATTCTCTTCTCCAGCGCGGTTTACTTTGCAGAAGCGGACGACCCCAGGTCCAGTTTCACCAGCATCCCAGATGCGTTTTGGTGGGCAGTGGTCACCATGACCACGGTCGGATACGGAGACATGCATCCGGTGACCATAGGTGGGAAAATAGTGGGGTCGCTGTGCGCAATAGCAGGCGTGCTGACCATTGCCTTACCCGTGCCAGTGATTGTGTCCAATTTCAACTACTTCTACCACAGGGAGACGGACGGGGAGGAGACGCCACAGTACGTGCACACGGGCAGCTGTGAGCACCTCCCCTCGGAGGAGCTGAGGAGGTCGTGCAGCTCCTCGTCCCTCAGCAAGTCCGAGTACATGGTGATAGAGGAGGGCATCAACAGCGCGTTCAAGCAGCCCAACTTCACCACCGAGAACAACCAGAACTGCGTGAACATCAAAAAGATCTTCACGGACGTGTAA